TTTCCACTGAGAATCTCGATTgagttttggtttatatttaacCGGTTTCTACACAGCtctggtttaatatttttacatagccgaaaatgtttatttccttCTGAAAATACTTATTTCTAACCGCGttttaaaaacatcaaattatttttgatataattaattaatatttttaatttactttatataatatatagttgtagaatTTAAAGTGTAAAAATATGCTgatcaatttatattttgtgtgaatatattatatagtttactaatttTTACCATTATATAATGGAtagtagaaaataattaatttacttttgtttaaattaattaaaattcatacaaattttatttaaaaaatcattttctgtttaaaattaaaagtgaaATAGTAAGTACATGTGAGAGACTCATGTTAAGAGACTCACACTGGTGATCCGTAGGTACAAAAACGAATATTCGTCCTTCTAGTATTTTACCATGGTGTTGGTATATTCAACTGGTACTGATATTATTGAAGAGACAATTTGGCATGAACTTATAAGtagaaactagattttgatccgcgcttggaaagcgcggagttgttggattatattataatacaaagtcttattatatcgaaaaacataatttttaacagctatataatctacaaattcgtttatttgagattttatatatacacttttacgtaagtttcttttcgatatgagaattatatccggataaaaaaacaaaccgaaccgacccaaaattataggtttagttcaggtCCAGAGAAGATAACCTATTGGGTTTTTTGGATCCGCAggtctttgtttgagtccgGATCCTACCTAGacccgatcataaatatgtgtttattaggtatatttagacatttcgaatatgtttccggtattatggatattgtttttaagtttttggtttacgattagagttttgatttcaggtaaatttttcaaattaaaaaaaaaattgcgtatttggataaaattttgcGTATTTTTAAGTTCATCGTgtaagattttaattttttaggtatttgaatttttttggtatttgtttggagtttcaaatacttttcgtgtttcggatattttttagattttttagataTCTCGAATTCTTTTaggatcctaaatacccgaacagatgtggacctattacgtccatatcaggtccaacaaccttttgatatagatttttaacgttattgtacaaaaacatggttgatgaaatatttttctgagtaaagatatcataagaaataatattaagatttgttaaaaatatttaaaatattgtatgtttagaatgattaatgtattatcagaaaaataataaatagttatacataactccaacaattttttttatattagattttttaaaactctttctcttttaatagtattgattcgttttaagtgaaaagtatataaaagtataatatctaaaccaataattttcaaaatcttgaataatCAATACTGATATCGTGAAGTCGGGTTAGCTTTAATAGAActaatgaatttttttcatttttgtgaaggtaacataaatatacagaaaaattatttttaaatatgaaaatattatcaaactatagacggttgaaagtttagtatatgatatAAGATTTTAGTGggatattttatatatgatatgattactttattataaacgaaagaggaagttagaatgtacatatatatgtcttgtaatttatattgctttaaatcatatattatatgataaaagtgatattataaaacattagtttcaatgcttttacgattaaaaatcaaaatggtaaatatagtaatagtaatgattaggatttaagagtgagatttaaataaataaaagaattgaataaattgttgttagagaaatatatggtaacatattgttagtctaaatttaaggtaagcccaaaaaataatgagttaaatgaaaaagtccaaacaactttcataggtagatttttttagattccttcccttttaatagtattgatagcaataaaattaaatattctattaattttttcGGCAGTGCCGGTCCAacattctcaatttttttatgcTCTAAgctcatttaaaattttatgtctttgttatttatgtaaaaaaaattatgcctTATATACAACTAAATTTTTCGCTTAAAATATGATGTTCTAAGCGGTTGGTTCCCTCGCCTATGCTCCAGAGATCGGCCCTGTTCTTCGGTTACCTTATTGAGCTTGCCTCAAAATTGACGAATTTGGAAGCCCGTAAATTGGTGAAtcgttgtgttttttttctcttcaaccCACAAAAATTCAAAAGGTTTAATAAAGCCTATAATCTCGTAGAAAGACTATAACATTAAAAGTTTGTTTCTCATATGTAGCTCATATAAGTACATAAATATCAACGAATTAAAATTAGTATTTGTAATCcactattttagtaaatttttccAAGTTAGCATGCATCATGCATGTATGATGTATCTCCAGTCCACCAGTCCACCAGTCCACCAGTCCACTATCCCCTATTGTTATAAACCTAGCAACGTTCGCTTTAAAAGCTCATAACACACCAAACAAAAagcaaaataagaaaaaagaagaggCAAAAGAAAGTGTTCTAGTTAGAGACACACATCACACGATAAACTAGATGCGATCGCATTTGTGGTAATCTTCTTGCTGAACAGGGTCCTTGTCCCAACTTCTAGTCTTTGGATAAGCAAAGCAATGGTATATGGTTACAAAGGGAGCCGGTTACCCCTAACAGCCGTGTTTCAACTTTCAACTAATCACGTACGgtagttagcaaaaaaaaaaaaaaaaaactaatcacgTACAGTGGTAGTCAAGTTCTTTGTTAAGGAGTTTTCAACGAGAATTCAAGACGGAATTTTACAGTAACATATCGGAATTCATGACTcaatctatctatactattaaaagtttAATAGAAGAATACTAAAAAATCTAAGTTGGACCTATTCATTAGCTAATTAATTTTTAGTCTTACCTTATTTATCTCTCTATCTATgccatatatattaatagagaaacatttaaaaatttataacttgtagtttgtactaattaaaaaggtGTCATACTAAATTGTCACGTAATTAGAATgttaattttgcttacgtggcggCTTGAAAATCAATTGATAATTTTGTTAGTTCAAAACTAAATTGTTGggaaatgttatattatatagtatgtccattatgaactattcatttatcaaaattgaaattattatatattttttccataaataaaacctacggaattatgtaatgtgattaagatatatatggcaattaatgatgttaaataataaagatttgctaacaatctgtataatttaaatcatttttgtttaattatttattatgaaaataaattacacaattacattaatcatataataaaaatttagattttttgtatatgttgtattttgaatttctcaaaacgagtataaattactaaaactattaaaagtctcacataaacttttgtgatcaaggtttaaactttttttctataataaaatacaatgattataaaatcatatgaataaataattttattttaataggtttttatgtttatatatatatatatatagatatttcatatcgtttaaattaaattatacatcatatgaaaatacatacttatattttgatttctgcgttgaacatatattgaaaagttaatattttaattttgaaatcttcattgttttcttaaatgattataaattattgaaaccactaaatattccacattaaaaaaatggatggtgtaaatattgttatacaaatatgcaaataatcatatgagtagaaacctcatttaataaacatccatattaaaagtatactatatatctatattaatatcatttaaatttaattatatatcgtatacgatagataagattaattgttttgatttatttatcctaAGTGATTGCTAATAAACAAGAGCAGTCGTTTGATTTACATGCgcaagccaatttattacataatagtaactgattttttagttatttaatatataattattatttcattatttcataatatgcagaaaaacataaaatcagtaataaatataaaatatttattctgcacaaggcgcagatcttaccataactatgtacctctttaataattttaaatctcaaacattttctaaatcttagaccaaaaaaaaataatgaaatgagaataaactcaaagtcaatatttatatcgagcaataactaaaatgaaaaaagtgacacaaaaatgaaaaaaaaatattgaaaatagatATGATTGGCACATAAACTTCTCATAacaataattaacttttaaattgctaaatcatgatataaaaccaaagtgacatagtttcattgtaaccaaattgtAGGTctgagattcttcggcctaaaagttaggttcttatgcgataagtaattttttgacctaaaatattttaaaaaatgggatcagctcatcagtaaacaaattatgtaattaacaaaagaattaattagatcaagaatataaattttatttttccatacgatattttcttaaataattttcataaagcGTAGTATTTATCCTAGTACATTATTATTACTAATAGCACACATATTAATGGCAAAGTGatcatctgatttttttttcgtttgccGACAGAATCGCCTACCATATATCGATAcactaaaaatcaaaacaaaaattggCAGGTTTGGTTTAATTACgattacaaaatacaaaatcgGATTGCTTACTCATTTCGGATATTTATTAGATTCAGTAGTAACAGCCTACCAATCTTTATTTAGAATAAGTGTATGACGACATACTAAATCAAGTTAAGCTAATCAACAACTTGATAAACTATTTTCTTCaattttaatgtatttattaaaaagtaaatcaattttttaaaaatattagtttttctGGGTTTTTACTAGGTGGACCAACATCATATCAAGTCACAAGTTAAAGGTGGATTTTTAGGCTTTCTCAAATTTTTAGTtaatagttttttattaaatctgAACCGCATTATATATGGATCATTAGGTTTACCAATTTGACTTCGAGTTTGAGTCGAATACGAAAACAATtcttatatcttaatttatttatgtaCTCCACTAGaaggaaataaataatttgtaatCGCATCATTTAAATGTAGATAAAAAATTCTGCCTCAACATTCAGTTTATGTTCgggtatttttttttggtttttcagtTCTTTATATTTAGGAACCATTAAATTTAGCAATTCATACAAAGTTCGATTTGgttattttggttcggttcaggtAGTAAAATTAGAAACTATgtaatatccaaaaaaaatggGTCAAATGTGGCTCCGGTTTGGTTTCCGAGTAATTtgatataatataagtaaaaacatCAGAtaattggggggggggggggggggggggggggggggggggggtgttagTTTAATTAACAGGTAATTCGGTTTGTTcggataaaaatatcaaataacttggataaattttaatattttagattaaaaCATATTTGTGTAATTTAGTTTTTGGGTAATTCGGTTTATAAAGAGTATTTTAAGATATTtcgttatttaaaaattaagtataatttaatatttttaggtttacaatttgtattttaaaactttGGATACTCATTCGGTTTTTGATTTGGGTCCGGTTcagtttttttattcttaaaatataGGATTTGTtcgattatttatgaaatttgttttaattttgattttgatattttggtttGGCACGGTTCCGTTCTTCGATTTCGGATATATTTGTCCAGACTTATACACTTTCTTATATAGAAATTCATATAAGAAgtatttatttgtttctaaaaataaatatgtgtttTTGAAGCgcgagtcaaaatctagtagaCATTATTTGTGTGACGTTAAAGAGACGGTACTATACAACTTGTCAAAGtgtaaaaacttttttttttttggtaaaagtgtGGAACTTAATTTGCTATAACGATTACTTTTAACTTTCAAAGTGATTCTTGTAGACTAATATGGAAGTTCAAAATCATATACACTATACTTCCGGCGCTATTAGAGCATGTACATTGGTGGAACCCTTAAGTGTCCCTTAGTgatttttttactattaaaattaagataagGGATTTTGTTAAGAGACACTTAATTATAGTGGTTTATTGGTGGTCTCTTAATTAAGGTTcttaacaattaaaaaatattattatctttaaacataaagttttaaacaaaaatttaaattatttattaaataaaagaaagtcaaacataacattttaaactaagattttgaaatagaatcatgaaaacatgaaaacaaatagtagaaaaataaacgaaaataatttgaaagaaacataGAAGTTCAGTTGTTGTCTtgatcacgtccaaatttacgccatatatgttcaaccaaatcaccttTTAGTTGTTGATGTgcttgtctatcacgaattcttgttcgaacacccatctgaTTGGCGATATTTGTTGGCATATCTGTGGAATAGttgagatcgacatgtgaacttccgctgccttctccttgttggaaatTTGAAACATCATATCGAGGGTATTCATCTCTTTCATCTTctacaatcatattatggagtacgatacatgctctcataatctttccaatcttgactttatcccaaCAAAGAGCGGGATTTTTGACaatggcaaatcgagcttgcaaaactccgaaagcacgctcgacatcttttcggacagcttcttgacgttgcgcaaataaaactgctttcggTCCTTGGGGaattggaatagattggataaaagttgcccattttggataaataccatcggtgagatagtaagccaaatcgTACTCTCTTCCGTTGACCGAGAAATTCACTTGCGGGGCTCGACCATATATtatatcatcaaaaacaggtgagcgatcaagaacattaatatcatttaaggtacctggaggtccaaaaaacgcatgccatatccagagatcatatgaagcaaccgcctctaaaacgatggtgggttttcccgaaccacgagaatattggcctttccaagcggtgggacaattcttccactcccaatgcatacaatcgatgcttcctaccATTCCAGGAAACCCACGAAGCTCTCCAATATGAAGTAGACGctgaagatcagccggtgttggtTTTCGTAGGTACTCATCACCGAACAAATCTATTATTGCTTCCACAAAATTTTCCACACATAACCGAGTAGTGGTTGTACCgagccggaggtattcgtcgaccgcatcAAGCACAGAACCATATGCCAACACCCGAATAGCtgctgtacacttttgaagtgcagaGAGACCAAGTCTTCCGGTAACGTCTTGCTTTTGACGAAAAAATTCAACTTCATTGGAAAGGCGATCTACAATAAGCAGGAACAATGGCTTCTTCATTCTAAATCGTCGTCTGAATAGATTTTCAGGATATGTAGGAGTGTCACTGAAATAATCGTTCCATAACCGGAGATGGCCTTCTTCACGGTTTCGTTCGATAAAAACTCGTTTTTTTCTTGTCCTTCTTTCATCTGCTTGATCACTTCGAGCATTTAACAGATTCTGATATGTTTGATCAagatattgatcaaaatattgatcgaaAACTTCATCAATTGACTCGTCATCAATTGGGTTTTGAGAAGAAGAGGCCatgattatatatgtatttgtgAAAGAAACGATTGGGTTGGGTTGGGTTTAGAGAGAGATAAAATATTGGGTTGGGTTTAAAGAGATATAAAAGATTGGGTTTACAAGAGATGGAAGCTTGGGTTACAAGTTTGGGTTGTGATGAGTTTAGGGGAGAAAGACGATTGGTTtacaagaagagaaggaaggTTGAATGAAGCGGGATCAGATTGTTGGTTACAACCGTTGAATGAGAATGTTAAGAATGAGATTGGAGAGAAGAACATGAGATTGTTGTTATGTTGAGAATGTTGGGAatgagagtttgcttgcaattTATAATGTTGAGAATTCAAGTGTTCTTTACACACTCGTGACCTCTACGTACATCAAAACCGTGAAACAATAATACAAACTCTTGTGACCTCTACAGACCTCTACAGACCTCTACAGACACCTTTACAGACCTCTCTCTCTCACCCGTGAACTCTGTCTCTCACCCATGACCTCTCTCTCTCACCCGTGACCTCTGTCTCTCACCCGTGAACTCTGTCTCTCACCCATGACCTCTGTCTCTCACCCGTGACCTCTGTCTCTCACCCGTGACCTgcaagatgaagaagaacatTAATACCATTACAACAACAAACGATAAAAAGTTCAAAGCGCAGCAACATTAAACCAtaacaacaacatttttcttaaaCTTTAAAACCATTACAAGATCAAACAATAACGAGAACATAACAACAACATCAAGAGCATTCAGACACAACAAGATCAACTTAAACTAAAATGAGAACAGCAGATGAAACTTCAAGAACACAGAGCCATGGAACTTAAGACAACATCAACTCATCAaccagcttcttcttcaggcCTTCTTCGTACGCGAGAAGGGGATGTTGTTTGTTTATCAGACTTTCCAGTAGCCTCATCTTAGACATGCGGTCCTTCATGGCGATATCCCTTTCTTTTAGTGACACCATGCTGTGAAACTCCATCGTCGCATTCTCCTCAGTCACAGTCTTCTTGCCACTGGCCTTGGCGGTTTTAACACCCGGTGGACGCTTCACTTCAGTTGCTTGGGAGCTTGAACAAGCAGCACCATCCTCACACTTTCTTTTTTTGCAGCTTCCTTCGGTTTTAGCAGACGCTAAATCACACCACTTCTGGTCGTTCCTCAGCTCTTTCCAGGCATGTTCAAGGAGGAATTTCTGCTTGTGATTGGTGTAGAATATCTGATGTGCTTGTTTCAGcacatcattctcattttgccCGCTCGTCTTCTCCCTGCTTGCAGCGGCGTAGGCTCCAGCGAACTTGCACACGAGATCATTCATCCTGTGCCAGCGTTGCTTGCAATGCCTAGATTCTCTCTGGTCACGGCCACCATCTTGACGACTTGCCGCAAAGTAAGCCGCTACTCTTGTCCAGAAAGCGTCTGACCTTTGTTCATTGCTCACCACTGGATCTTTACTTGTGTTAAGCCATGAGCTAATGAGCACAATGTCATCCTTAGGCGTCCACTTCTGCCGTTCTTTACGCTGTGTACCAGTCTCTCCACCATCGTCGGTTCCAAGATTGTGTACAGACGGAGATTGTGATGAAGACAGTGAAACACTGTCATCATTGTTGCCAAAGAAGATGCTTTGTTGACTATTTAATAGGTCAAGAAATTTAGAGGGTTGCGAGAATGGATTAGAATCCATTTCTGAATCAACCTcaaggaagagagaaagaaattaACAGAGATGAGAAAGAGGGAAGAGAAGACAGAGGAGAAGGTAAGTTTTTAACGCATTCAACATAGAGGAGAAGACAGTTTTTTATAGAGAGAACAGATGCTAGAATCGCATTGATCACACCCAACCAAACCGAGAAGACGTTTATCTAACCCATTCATCACACAAATCTATTCATATCTATCTAACCATAAACATGTATTTATTACCCAAGACAACCAAAATCTCATTTCTATCTAACCACctaaacctctatttattaccTAACCAAACAATAACCCACCATTCAATTCATTTCAAACGAAGCTAACCACCAACATCAAACGCAACATTAATCACAAGCCACCAGAAAGATCATATCTATGCTATGCTTTAAACAATTCCACAGAGTAAAGGTTTTACCTGTATGAGAAATCGCGGGGGTTTTGTCCGACGAACCTGGAccatgcttcttcttcttcttctatccaTTTCATTCTCGTCAGACATCTCAAGACAAAAACACAGAAACAAATCAACACAAATCAAAGGATTCAACATCTTAAATACCGATCACGAAACAAAATGAAAGACaagcataattaaaatattcaaacttGATTCTACTTCTTCAGATTAACGATGAAGGAACACAATCAAAGACATGCATCATGCTTCTTTACCTTCCGATTCGCCGGCGAAGCAACAGTAATCGTTTTCCATCGTCTCCGAGAGCCACCA
The nucleotide sequence above comes from Brassica napus cultivar Da-Ae chromosome A9, Da-Ae, whole genome shotgun sequence. Encoded proteins:
- the LOC125578055 gene encoding uncharacterized protein LOC125578055, with the protein product MKKPLFLLIVDRLSNEVEFFRQKQDVTGRLGLSALQKCTAAIRVLAYGSVLDAVDEYLRLGTTTTRLCVENFVEAIIDLFGDEYLRKPTPADLQRLLHIGELRGFPGMKMKEMNTLDMMFQISNKEKAAEVHMSISTIPQICQQISPIRWVFEQEFVIDKHINN
- the LOC125578056 gene encoding glutathione S-transferase T3-like, producing the protein MDSNPFSQPSKFLDLLNSQQSIFFGNNDDSVSLSSSQSPSVHNLGTDDGGETGTQRKERQKWTPKDDIVLISSWLNTSKDPVVSNEQRSDAFWTRVAAYFAASRQDGGRDQRESRHCKQRWHRMNDLVCKFAGAYAAASREKTSGQNENDVLKQAHQIFYTNHKQKFLLEHAWKELRNDQKWCDLASAKTEGSCKKRKCEDGAACSSSQATEVKRPPGVKTAKASGKKTVTEENATMEFHSMVSLKERDIAMKDRMSKMRLLESLINKQHPLLAYEEGLKKKLVDELMLS